In one Rhodohalobacter sp. 614A genomic region, the following are encoded:
- a CDS encoding serine/threonine-protein kinase: protein MKNLTHDRWLQIDTLFKEVLELPSHSRKTFLRDTCGADTELMNHVEKLLQMHDEAEDLLGESAGTFAAPIIPDLLTKMGGYTEESEAPGSTVGPYEILEKIGRGGMGSVYVAKKADAPYDKKVALKLVRRGMDTQDILRRFHHEGKILASLEHANIAQLYDGGVHTDGRPFFVMEYIQGEPIDKYCNKHKLSIRERLELFKTVCEAVHYAHQNLVVHRDIKPANVLVTDDGTIKLVDFGIAKLLQPDEISVTHYHTQTGMRLMTPEFAAPEQIQGKQITTASDIYALGVLLYLLVTGQKPYRIEKNSMLEMERVICETEPIRPSEAVAGEIRSVSQVITEETTDSELNARFGKKDAEDLKKELAGDIDRIVLMALRKEPDRRYRSALGFAEDIENYLQGRPVYARPSTIQYRIQKFIHRNRWAVLASAIAIFAVISGLAIALWQADVARTERDVAQNEAAKAQAAQDYLIQLFEAADPAENRGEQMTAQEIVRNGIARIEADLAGQPEVQTEMYSVLGRVEQALGDFDQSEELLQKALDNTRKLRGENHPDVAAISYLLGDVLRWKGDYDRSETLLREALEMRRHFIQGDDPDIAMNMDRLARTLEMKGDFEEAESLYRQALTMRQKLFGENSDAVAANLNNLGWLLFQMGEIESSEEALRRSLDIREKLVLAPHPDLASTMSNLSVVLRTKGDFKDAEYFSVQALEQERKLYGEDHPRVTTALNNRTLILLELGHYEEAAKNYQQILENNRRQLGPDHLYVGFALSGLSDALIESGRNDEAISFLDEAIDVFRVSVGENHRYYAMGLAFKGKALSEKAPDKAIPFLEQSMDIYEQTVGENHPDLARTLTIYGKALQADGKKDEAESAFKEALEIQRHTISVNHKNTIWTLTNLGQLLTEQDRTDEAEPFLREAVEASEITLPQEHWQRLSAHLVLGECLAAGGQTKAAQEEINHVLDIVRDRTDYHGIRLQNQAKELQKSMAVLSSAN from the coding sequence ATGAAAAATCTGACCCATGATCGCTGGCTGCAAATTGATACTCTTTTTAAAGAGGTTTTAGAATTGCCGTCACACAGCAGGAAAACCTTTCTCCGGGATACATGCGGAGCCGATACTGAACTTATGAATCATGTTGAAAAGCTCCTTCAAATGCATGATGAAGCTGAAGATCTTCTGGGTGAATCTGCCGGTACATTTGCCGCTCCGATCATTCCGGACCTTTTGACCAAAATGGGAGGATACACTGAAGAATCAGAAGCTCCCGGATCAACAGTCGGTCCCTACGAAATACTTGAAAAGATTGGCCGGGGCGGAATGGGAAGTGTATATGTTGCTAAAAAAGCAGATGCTCCATACGACAAAAAAGTGGCTTTGAAACTTGTCCGGCGGGGGATGGACACCCAAGATATACTTCGCCGTTTCCATCACGAAGGTAAAATTCTTGCTTCGTTGGAGCATGCAAACATCGCACAGCTTTATGACGGCGGAGTGCATACGGACGGCCGACCATTTTTTGTGATGGAATACATACAAGGCGAGCCGATTGATAAATATTGTAACAAGCACAAGCTTTCAATCAGGGAGAGATTGGAATTGTTTAAAACCGTTTGCGAAGCCGTTCACTATGCCCATCAAAACCTGGTTGTCCATCGTGACATTAAACCGGCCAATGTCCTCGTGACGGATGACGGGACCATCAAACTTGTGGATTTTGGTATTGCGAAACTGCTGCAGCCGGATGAAATATCGGTGACCCATTATCACACGCAAACAGGAATGAGACTGATGACCCCGGAGTTTGCCGCTCCCGAACAGATCCAGGGTAAACAGATTACCACGGCTTCTGATATTTATGCGCTTGGAGTGCTGCTATATTTGCTGGTGACCGGTCAGAAGCCGTATCGCATAGAGAAGAATTCTATGTTGGAAATGGAGCGTGTTATTTGTGAAACGGAGCCGATTCGTCCCAGTGAGGCTGTGGCTGGAGAAATTCGATCTGTATCTCAGGTTATCACTGAAGAAACAACGGATTCTGAACTCAATGCGCGATTTGGGAAGAAAGATGCCGAAGATCTCAAAAAAGAACTTGCCGGAGATATTGATCGCATTGTATTAATGGCTCTCCGGAAAGAGCCTGATCGTCGATATCGTTCGGCTCTTGGATTTGCAGAAGATATCGAAAACTATTTGCAGGGAAGGCCCGTGTATGCGCGTCCCTCCACGATTCAATATCGAATCCAAAAATTTATCCACAGAAACCGGTGGGCTGTTTTGGCTTCGGCAATAGCAATATTTGCCGTGATTTCCGGACTTGCCATTGCTCTTTGGCAGGCAGATGTCGCAAGAACAGAACGGGATGTTGCACAAAATGAAGCGGCAAAAGCCCAGGCTGCCCAGGATTATCTCATTCAGCTATTTGAAGCGGCCGATCCGGCGGAAAACAGGGGAGAGCAAATGACGGCACAAGAAATCGTCAGAAATGGAATTGCCCGTATTGAGGCTGATCTTGCCGGTCAACCCGAAGTTCAAACAGAAATGTATAGCGTTTTGGGGCGGGTTGAGCAGGCTTTGGGTGATTTTGATCAATCCGAAGAACTTCTTCAAAAAGCACTCGATAACACCCGGAAATTGCGCGGAGAAAATCATCCGGATGTAGCTGCAATCTCGTATCTGCTCGGCGATGTTTTGCGCTGGAAAGGTGATTATGACAGATCAGAAACACTGTTGCGGGAAGCTTTGGAAATGCGCCGTCATTTTATCCAGGGAGATGATCCGGATATCGCCATGAATATGGACCGCCTGGCAAGAACACTGGAGATGAAAGGTGATTTTGAAGAGGCTGAATCTTTATACAGACAAGCTTTGACCATGCGCCAAAAACTCTTTGGGGAAAACTCCGATGCAGTTGCTGCCAATTTGAATAATCTTGGTTGGCTGTTGTTTCAAATGGGAGAAATCGAGTCATCAGAAGAAGCCCTTCGGCGTTCATTGGATATCAGGGAAAAACTTGTTCTCGCTCCACATCCTGACCTGGCATCGACCATGTCGAATTTGTCGGTTGTGTTGCGAACAAAAGGTGATTTTAAGGACGCCGAATATTTTTCAGTGCAGGCTTTGGAGCAGGAACGAAAGCTTTATGGCGAGGATCATCCAAGAGTTACAACGGCTCTTAATAATCGTACGCTCATTTTATTAGAGCTTGGACATTATGAGGAGGCGGCCAAAAACTATCAGCAAATTCTTGAAAACAACCGCAGGCAACTGGGGCCCGATCATTTGTATGTTGGGTTTGCTCTTTCCGGTTTGTCCGATGCGCTAATTGAATCCGGTCGAAACGATGAAGCCATCTCTTTTTTGGATGAAGCCATTGATGTGTTCAGGGTTTCTGTGGGAGAGAACCACCGTTACTACGCCATGGGATTAGCGTTTAAGGGAAAAGCTCTGTCTGAAAAAGCCCCCGACAAAGCAATACCGTTTTTGGAACAATCCATGGATATCTATGAACAAACCGTTGGAGAAAATCATCCGGATTTGGCCAGAACCCTGACCATTTATGGCAAAGCTTTGCAAGCTGATGGGAAAAAAGATGAAGCAGAATCTGCTTTCAAAGAAGCCCTGGAAATCCAGAGACATACGATTTCAGTGAATCATAAAAATACCATTTGGACGCTGACGAATCTCGGTCAACTGCTGACAGAACAAGATCGTACGGATGAAGCGGAACCATTTCTCCGGGAAGCGGTGGAAGCTTCTGAAATCACACTGCCACAGGAGCACTGGCAACGATTATCTGCTCACCTGGTATTGGGCGAATGTCTCGCCGCGGGAGGGCAAACAAAAGCCGCACAAGAGGAGATCAATCACGTGCTGGATATCGTACGTGACCGGACAGACTATCACGGAATCCGGCTTCAAAATCAGGCAAAAGAATTGCAAAAGTCGATGGCTGTTTTGTCGAGTGCTAATTGA
- a CDS encoding ECF-type sigma factor — MNTSIDITGYLEEARKGDAEAFNRVYSLVYDELRSIAHRHLFQHQRGETLNTTALVHEAYERLIGNSKIEWQDRNHFFSLTSRAMRFILVDYARARTAEKRGGKSEDLPLDAIQLAADERSEELEALDEALKLLSKHDERLEQLVELKFFGGLNYEEIAAIMNLSKRTVRRDWQRARTWIYSAMR; from the coding sequence ATGAATACCTCAATCGATATAACCGGCTATCTTGAGGAAGCCCGGAAAGGGGATGCAGAAGCATTTAACCGGGTATATAGTTTGGTTTATGATGAGCTTCGTTCCATTGCACACCGGCATTTATTTCAACACCAACGGGGAGAGACTTTAAACACAACAGCACTGGTTCATGAGGCATATGAGAGGCTCATCGGGAATTCTAAAATAGAATGGCAGGACCGGAATCACTTTTTTTCGTTAACCTCTCGTGCTATGCGTTTTATTTTGGTTGATTATGCCCGTGCAAGGACAGCGGAAAAAAGAGGAGGGAAATCGGAAGATCTGCCTTTGGATGCGATTCAGCTTGCAGCCGATGAACGTTCCGAGGAACTGGAAGCTCTTGATGAAGCTTTAAAACTTCTCTCAAAACACGATGAGCGACTGGAACAGCTTGTTGAGCTCAAGTTTTTCGGAGGACTGAATTATGAAGAAATTGCAGCGATTATGAATCTCTCAAAAAGAACGGTTCGGAGAGATTGGCAACGCGCACGTACATGGATTTACTCGGCCATGCGTTAG
- a CDS encoding IPT/TIG domain-containing protein, translating to MKRSKYIANPFYLLAAVLFGIAGCNSSNSDSPPQITSVSPESGGIGTSVTITGTGFSSMSSENMVEFNGTSAMVTSADSEELQTTVPEGATSGPIEVSVNGQSATGPVFSVDNRLNFTGEFENEEYDMMLVQISNGNTADTTITIPTTSEIEIELVNGSMDEIELDIEDFLEDGLNFFFGAVNNPNVISFTVEDDAIAEVSGSEFELEDTDISIFGSGDTILGELTGEGEFVDGNVLFTFEYVLITGNLQLTFSGEVEWIKQ from the coding sequence ATGAAAAGATCAAAATACATCGCAAATCCCTTTTATCTCCTGGCGGCCGTTCTATTTGGAATCGCCGGATGTAACAGCAGTAACTCCGATTCACCGCCCCAAATCACCTCTGTCAGCCCAGAGTCCGGAGGTATCGGTACATCAGTAACCATTACTGGTACGGGGTTTAGTTCCATGTCTTCCGAAAATATGGTTGAATTCAATGGTACATCCGCGATGGTCACTTCCGCTGATTCCGAAGAATTGCAAACAACCGTTCCTGAAGGCGCCACCTCGGGTCCCATTGAGGTTTCCGTGAATGGCCAATCGGCTACGGGGCCCGTCTTTTCGGTAGATAACCGGCTGAATTTTACCGGGGAATTTGAGAATGAAGAATATGACATGATGTTAGTGCAGATTTCCAATGGAAATACCGCTGATACTACAATTACCATTCCCACAACCTCAGAAATTGAGATCGAGCTTGTTAACGGAAGCATGGATGAAATAGAGCTGGATATCGAAGATTTCTTAGAAGATGGATTGAATTTTTTCTTTGGCGCTGTCAATAACCCAAATGTCATTTCTTTTACTGTAGAGGATGATGCCATTGCCGAAGTATCGGGAAGTGAATTTGAGCTTGAGGATACCGATATCTCAATATTTGGCAGCGGTGATACGATTTTGGGAGAACTGACCGGAGAAGGAGAGTTCGTAGACGGAAATGTACTTTTCACTTTCGAATACGTCCTTATAACGGGCAACCTGCAACTCACTTTCTCGGGTGAAGTGGAATGGATAAAGCAATGA
- a CDS encoding porin family protein has protein sequence MKKQLSISFLLVAVTLIASHVQAQSRGSWGAEAGVNFANINGDPDFDTSSRIGFMLGGYYKFQLTDGPLYLQPELFYTQKGYEGASGERTYKFDYIAAAALVSYYFSSEKSLTPFAKAGPYLGFNTSSKLEREDGSKRDVEGVNDIEMGVILRAGVQIDQFEVGLRLSQAVTKLADDDDFDAKNFVFGLFAGINF, from the coding sequence ATGAAAAAACAACTCTCAATTTCTTTCCTTCTCGTAGCAGTAACTCTGATCGCCAGTCATGTCCAGGCTCAAAGCCGGGGAAGCTGGGGCGCTGAAGCCGGCGTTAATTTTGCCAATATTAATGGAGATCCCGACTTTGACACTTCTTCCCGCATCGGGTTTATGCTGGGTGGTTATTATAAATTTCAGTTGACCGACGGCCCCCTATATCTTCAGCCAGAACTTTTTTATACTCAAAAAGGGTATGAAGGCGCAAGCGGAGAAAGGACTTATAAATTCGATTATATCGCAGCAGCCGCTTTGGTGTCGTACTATTTTTCCTCCGAAAAATCTCTCACTCCATTTGCTAAAGCCGGGCCGTATCTCGGCTTTAATACGTCTTCAAAACTGGAGAGAGAAGATGGCAGCAAACGCGATGTGGAAGGAGTGAATGATATTGAGATGGGAGTTATTCTAAGAGCCGGGGTTCAGATTGACCAGTTTGAAGTCGGACTCCGTCTGTCTCAAGCCGTTACAAAGTTAGCCGATGATGACGATTTCGATGCAAAAAACTTTGTATTTGGCTTATTCGCCGGGATCAATTTTTGA
- a CDS encoding M15 family metallopeptidase, producing MRFFLVFLCILMLNCQAEPENSAEMNSQSKTASQAQADTTRQYSMPENTSVELVTGHFEFEDHEDFVRVADSLSDKEIYLQKPTYDSFLEMAERAKQNGVELIIVSGTRNFWYQKSIWDRKWQNSGEATDLDKAKEILLYSSMPMTSRHHWGTDLDLNNLNNEWFEEGEGKEIYDWLTTHANDFGFYQVYTEKSLNNRTGYEEEKWHWSYMPLAGPYLDFYNEHVTNEDITGFEGSDLAPEIDMVGNFVNGVSVKIKNY from the coding sequence ATGCGATTTTTCCTCGTTTTTCTTTGCATTCTGATGTTAAACTGCCAGGCTGAACCTGAGAATTCAGCAGAAATGAATTCGCAGTCGAAAACGGCAAGTCAGGCTCAAGCCGACACCACCCGCCAATACTCCATGCCGGAAAATACCTCGGTTGAGCTTGTGACTGGCCACTTTGAATTTGAGGATCACGAAGATTTTGTACGCGTGGCCGACAGCCTTTCAGACAAGGAAATTTACCTGCAGAAACCAACATATGATTCTTTTCTTGAAATGGCTGAACGTGCTAAGCAAAATGGGGTAGAGCTGATTATCGTTTCCGGAACAAGGAATTTCTGGTATCAGAAATCGATTTGGGATCGCAAATGGCAGAACTCTGGGGAAGCAACGGATTTAGACAAGGCGAAAGAAATTTTACTCTACAGTTCCATGCCGATGACTTCGCGTCATCATTGGGGGACTGATTTAGATCTCAATAATCTGAATAACGAGTGGTTTGAAGAGGGAGAAGGAAAAGAGATTTACGACTGGCTGACAACCCATGCCAACGATTTTGGTTTTTACCAGGTGTATACCGAAAAATCACTGAACAACCGTACCGGTTATGAAGAAGAAAAATGGCATTGGTCTTATATGCCACTTGCCGGACCATACCTGGATTTCTACAATGAACACGTCACAAACGAAGACATTACCGGTTTTGAAGGTTCCGATCTTGCTCCGGAAATTGATATGGTCGGAAATTTTGTGAACGGGGTTTCGGTAAAGATTAAGAATTATTGA
- a CDS encoding SH3 domain-containing protein — translation MMTKMLANYTRIVTVLVVVFGLILFVGCSSKTTWEEAEVAGTYEMYQNYIESNPDGQYLEEAQMKADSLYWESIAADTIAESFETYMEKFPEGRYQSEAQSKIAQINQGPPEPLSTTARVTGSGVIIRSDHTTASSSAGVVAREGTVVEILDRYIAGNSVEAILKNDVTAEVRGQRIRLSAGKAIRILSDQNESVRASFSTQQFGRVEASIQKSDIEAIEGQTWYQIRTKDGITGWIFGKFIEEL, via the coding sequence ATGATGACTAAAATGCTTGCCAACTATACCCGTATTGTCACTGTTCTCGTTGTCGTCTTTGGGTTGATTTTATTCGTCGGTTGTTCTTCAAAAACCACCTGGGAAGAAGCCGAAGTGGCCGGTACCTATGAGATGTATCAAAACTACATTGAGAGCAATCCTGACGGACAATACCTTGAGGAAGCACAAATGAAAGCAGATTCGCTGTATTGGGAATCCATTGCCGCCGATACAATTGCGGAGTCCTTTGAAACATACATGGAAAAATTTCCCGAAGGCAGATATCAATCCGAAGCACAGTCTAAAATTGCGCAGATTAATCAGGGACCGCCTGAACCATTAAGTACCACCGCCCGGGTTACGGGATCGGGTGTGATTATCAGAAGCGATCATACAACGGCGTCATCCTCAGCCGGTGTTGTGGCCCGGGAAGGAACGGTTGTTGAAATCCTGGACCGGTACATTGCCGGGAACAGCGTGGAAGCCATTTTAAAAAATGATGTAACCGCTGAGGTACGTGGTCAGCGCATCCGACTTTCTGCGGGAAAAGCAATTCGTATTTTGTCTGATCAGAATGAGTCTGTACGCGCTTCCTTTTCAACACAGCAATTCGGCAGGGTGGAGGCTTCCATTCAAAAATCAGATATTGAAGCAATTGAAGGACAAACATGGTATCAAATCCGAACCAAAGATGGAATTACCGGCTGGATTTTCGGAAAGTTTATTGAAGAATTGTAA
- the ppk2 gene encoding polyphosphate kinase 2 gives MNFTAKQLQNARTRSDLVKMAKKHGISIDKTLEKLRYEAELKQLQVEMMNLQKWVEKHKKRLAIIFEGRDAAGKGGTIKRLKQHLNPRSSRVVALTKPTEVERGQWYFRRYIKVLPNPGEIVFFDRSWYNRAVVEPVMGFCTDDEYEQFMVQVPEFEHLLYEDELIIIKFWFSISKDEQKKRFESRLKNPLKRWKYSPVDMRGQELWDRYTYYKEQMLNKTHTDYCPWILVKANSKELARIESMRYILSRLNYDGKGESKTTLLPDPNIVMRYHRSSTQIDI, from the coding sequence ATGAATTTTACAGCAAAGCAACTGCAAAATGCCAGGACCAGAAGCGACCTCGTTAAAATGGCTAAGAAGCACGGCATTTCTATTGACAAAACATTGGAAAAGCTGCGGTATGAAGCCGAGTTAAAACAGCTACAAGTTGAGATGATGAACCTTCAAAAGTGGGTGGAGAAACACAAAAAAAGGCTCGCAATTATTTTTGAAGGACGCGATGCCGCCGGTAAAGGAGGAACGATTAAACGACTTAAACAGCATCTGAACCCGCGATCGTCAAGGGTGGTGGCACTCACCAAACCTACAGAAGTTGAAAGAGGGCAATGGTATTTCCGCCGATATATTAAAGTACTTCCAAATCCGGGCGAAATCGTTTTCTTTGACCGAAGTTGGTATAACCGGGCCGTTGTTGAACCGGTCATGGGCTTTTGTACAGATGATGAATATGAACAATTCATGGTGCAGGTCCCCGAATTTGAACATCTGCTGTATGAAGATGAGTTGATCATTATCAAATTTTGGTTTTCGATTTCGAAAGATGAGCAGAAAAAAAGGTTTGAGTCCCGATTAAAAAATCCTCTAAAACGCTGGAAATACAGCCCCGTGGATATGAGAGGCCAGGAGTTATGGGATCGATATACTTATTACAAAGAACAGATGCTCAACAAAACCCACACCGATTACTGCCCGTGGATTCTTGTAAAAGCGAACAGCAAGGAACTCGCCAGGATTGAAAGTATGCGTTACATCTTGTCCCGATTAAATTATGATGGAAAGGGAGAATCGAAAACAACTCTTCTGCCCGACCCAAATATTGTAATGAGATACCACCGAAGTTCAACCCAAATTGATATTTAG
- the ppk2 gene encoding polyphosphate kinase 2, with product MNLTEKDLELLNSKDGLYALLKSRKVNLGKALEETVYAHEMNKKQEELIKLQNWVIQNDKKIVVIFEGRDAAGKGGAIRRLTERINPRHFRSVALNIPSDDERKQWFFQRYINQLPNPGEIVLFDRSWYNRAVVEPVNGFCTEEEYNIFMSQVNEFEKMLIQSNTYLVKFYFSITKKEQARRFRDIKKSPLKRWKMTSVDERAQELWDSYTRYKEKMFEVTNTEHAPWVIVDANKKTHARLEAIKHILKTIPYT from the coding sequence ATGAATTTAACTGAAAAAGATTTAGAACTTCTGAACTCAAAAGACGGTTTGTATGCTCTTTTGAAAAGCAGAAAGGTAAACCTGGGAAAAGCCCTCGAAGAGACCGTGTACGCCCATGAGATGAACAAAAAGCAGGAAGAGCTCATTAAACTGCAAAATTGGGTCATCCAAAATGACAAGAAAATAGTTGTAATATTTGAAGGAAGGGACGCTGCAGGAAAAGGCGGTGCAATCCGTCGGCTGACCGAACGGATTAATCCACGGCACTTCCGGAGTGTTGCATTAAACATTCCTTCAGATGACGAAAGAAAGCAATGGTTTTTCCAAAGATATATAAACCAGTTGCCAAATCCCGGTGAGATCGTTTTGTTTGACCGAAGCTGGTACAACCGGGCTGTCGTGGAACCTGTCAACGGTTTTTGTACAGAAGAAGAGTACAACATCTTTATGTCTCAAGTCAATGAGTTTGAGAAAATGCTCATCCAGTCCAACACGTATTTGGTTAAATTTTACTTTTCCATCACAAAAAAAGAGCAGGCCAGACGATTTCGCGATATCAAAAAAAGTCCACTCAAACGCTGGAAAATGACGTCCGTGGATGAACGCGCTCAGGAATTATGGGATTCGTACACCCGGTACAAGGAAAAGATGTTTGAAGTAACAAATACAGAACATGCACCTTGGGTTATTGTCGATGCCAACAAAAAAACCCACGCCCGGCTTGAGGCAATCAAGCATATCCTAAAAACGATTCCTTATACTTGA
- a CDS encoding PAS domain S-box protein: MMKEDQNYYSHSFKNERKLALTAIIITALTICLIAFNFFSEDLEDGLRDLLTEQGVWSRTQKNAVINLMVYVHSGNDQNFENFENEMHKLLEEKKGWEQLAQDSQADINQFLDPLLENSFSNNYENIELVYSVYTSNFYSFFFPNSQLFNQSISLKGEIFDYLDNLHLLGQQIRADFENGPIPEDQQNIYFNELNDLTNQIIPLTKQFTYNINSLSNSLKLFLLYNLVAIGLVLIVVGGTASIRYVRNMSHWKNELFRRYNELMLIFSSSQDGILLLDEKGKILKCNPSANKLLSTQNLQRKIIGDIFASDQSDVEDFINRARNHEYLNEALPVHLKDGTHFIAAFSTSTVKDEDNQELLCIVIKDVTEYVNHLEKINKSEKTYRDLLNSIQDGIILMEPNGSFIQVNKAATEMFGYTEEELIGKKPKDIIAVESQKIMPLSKLLEETMKGEVITLDRWGHKKNSSRFPLEITLSEGTFFDRNIVVGIFHDITDREKNIEQLYKAHEENRILLQEVHHRVKNNLAIINSFLLLERLRNEHDEKIKNILSNTESRIITIAKIHELLYSSHSFKYIDIKEFIASIVENFKQYSRLWGREVTFDLQIPKIEMNANQALPVGLIINELVTNSIKHAFDENKSGTIQIKVSQPSSEHINIELKDNGKGLNLGSSRLEDVGNLGFTLVSTLIKQLEADLVMNNDHGTTFRFTFKIDERSGIVSALKE; the protein is encoded by the coding sequence ATGATGAAAGAGGACCAAAATTATTATTCTCACTCTTTCAAAAATGAGAGAAAACTAGCCTTAACAGCGATTATTATAACCGCACTCACCATCTGCTTAATCGCATTCAATTTCTTTTCCGAAGATTTAGAAGACGGGCTTCGCGACTTACTTACCGAACAGGGAGTATGGTCACGTACCCAAAAAAATGCCGTGATCAATTTGATGGTATATGTGCATTCGGGTAACGATCAAAATTTTGAAAATTTTGAAAATGAGATGCACAAACTGTTGGAAGAGAAGAAGGGTTGGGAACAACTCGCACAAGATTCCCAGGCTGACATCAATCAGTTCTTAGATCCTTTATTAGAGAATAGTTTTTCAAACAACTATGAGAATATCGAACTCGTCTATTCAGTTTATACCTCCAACTTTTACTCCTTCTTTTTTCCAAATTCTCAACTATTTAATCAGTCTATTTCCTTGAAAGGGGAAATTTTCGACTATTTGGATAATCTTCATTTACTTGGACAACAAATTAGAGCAGATTTTGAAAATGGTCCGATACCTGAGGATCAACAAAATATATATTTCAATGAGTTAAATGATCTGACCAATCAGATAATTCCACTTACAAAACAATTCACTTATAACATTAATAGCCTTTCTAACTCATTAAAGCTTTTTCTGCTGTATAATTTGGTTGCTATCGGCCTTGTTCTCATTGTAGTTGGCGGAACAGCATCCATACGCTACGTAAGAAATATGTCGCATTGGAAAAATGAGTTATTCAGAAGATATAATGAATTGATGCTTATTTTTTCCAGCAGTCAGGATGGTATTTTGCTTCTCGATGAAAAAGGAAAAATTCTAAAGTGCAATCCATCTGCCAATAAACTGCTAAGTACTCAAAATCTACAACGGAAGATAATTGGCGATATTTTCGCGTCCGATCAATCAGACGTCGAAGATTTTATAAATCGTGCAAGAAACCACGAATATTTAAATGAAGCGCTGCCGGTTCATCTAAAAGATGGAACCCATTTTATTGCTGCATTTTCAACATCTACCGTTAAAGACGAGGATAATCAGGAACTGCTCTGCATCGTCATTAAGGATGTAACTGAATATGTTAACCATCTTGAAAAAATTAATAAAAGTGAAAAAACATATCGTGATTTGCTGAACAGTATTCAGGATGGAATTATTCTGATGGAACCGAATGGATCATTCATCCAGGTGAATAAGGCGGCAACTGAAATGTTTGGTTACACTGAAGAGGAACTGATTGGCAAAAAACCCAAAGATATCATTGCTGTTGAATCACAAAAAATTATGCCTCTTTCAAAATTGTTAGAAGAAACAATGAAAGGTGAAGTGATTACTTTAGACCGTTGGGGACACAAAAAAAACAGCTCAAGATTCCCGCTCGAAATTACACTTTCTGAGGGCACCTTCTTCGATCGGAATATTGTTGTCGGCATTTTTCACGATATCACGGATCGGGAAAAAAATATTGAGCAACTCTATAAGGCCCACGAAGAAAACCGGATATTACTACAGGAGGTCCACCACCGGGTGAAAAACAACCTGGCGATTATAAACAGTTTTTTGTTGCTTGAAAGACTTCGTAATGAGCATGATGAAAAAATTAAAAATATCCTCTCCAATACCGAGTCCAGGATTATAACGATAGCCAAAATCCATGAGCTCTTATATTCTTCTCATAGTTTCAAATATATCGACATCAAAGAATTTATAGCCAGTATTGTAGAAAACTTTAAGCAATATAGCCGGCTGTGGGGACGTGAAGTGACGTTTGATCTCCAGATACCGAAAATAGAGATGAATGCGAATCAGGCTTTGCCAGTTGGCCTCATTATTAACGAACTGGTCACAAACTCAATCAAGCATGCATTTGATGAAAATAAAAGCGGGACCATCCAGATAAAAGTTAGCCAACCTAGTAGTGAACATATCAATATTGAATTAAAAGATAACGGAAAAGGACTAAATCTTGGTTCTTCCAGGTTAGAAGATGTTGGTAATCTTGGTTTTACACTGGTCAGTACCTTAATTAAACAACTGGAAGCAGATTTAGTGATGAATAATGATCATGGAACCACCTTCAGGTTCACGTTTAAAATTGACGAAAGAAGCGGAATTGTGTCGGCTCTTAAAGAATAA
- a CDS encoding DoxX family protein — protein sequence MKKTKILYWVATGIVSLMMLYSGYLYLVSPDIAEGFVHLGFPNYFRVELGLAKIGGGILLLAPIKGRFNEWLYAGFTITFISAFVAHISAGDPLSKAIAPIVFLAILAGSYMAYHKLEEQKMAEN from the coding sequence ATGAAAAAAACTAAAATACTTTACTGGGTAGCCACCGGAATAGTAAGCTTGATGATGCTTTACAGTGGCTATTTGTATTTGGTCAGTCCGGATATTGCTGAAGGATTTGTGCATCTTGGATTTCCCAATTACTTCAGGGTGGAACTGGGTCTTGCTAAAATCGGCGGGGGTATTCTGTTGCTGGCTCCAATAAAAGGGCGGTTCAACGAATGGCTCTACGCAGGATTTACAATTACCTTCATTTCGGCTTTTGTCGCTCATATTTCAGCGGGAGATCCATTGTCTAAAGCCATTGCACCAATTGTGTTTCTGGCGATATTAGCCGGTTCATATATGGCGTATCATAAGCTTGAAGAACAAAAAATGGCAGAAAATTAA